A portion of the Sus scrofa isolate TJ Tabasco breed Duroc chromosome 5, Sscrofa11.1, whole genome shotgun sequence genome contains these proteins:
- the TRABD gene encoding traB domain-containing protein isoform X4, which translates to MEAQEEQPPREADTEPVVTSGIPEVVPRALRGDPQSLSDVDAFNLLLEMKLKRRRERPDLPRTVTELVAEDGSRVYVVGTAHFSDDSKKDVVKTIREVQPDVVVVELCQYRVSMLKMDERTLLREAREVSLEKLQQAVRQNGVMSGLMQMLLLKVSAHITEQLGMAPGGEFREAFKEASKVPFCKFHLGDRPIPVTFKRAIAALSFWQKVKLAWGLCFLSDPISKDDVERCKQKDLLEQMMAEMIGEFPDLHRTIVSERDVYLTYMLRQAARRLELPRASDAEPRKCVPSVVVGVVGMGHVPGIEKNWTTDLNIQEIMTVPPPSVSGRVARLALKATFLGLLGYSLYWMGRRAASLVLALPAAQHCLQRAAGAWPPK; encoded by the exons ATGGAGGCGCAGGAAGAGCAACCACCTCGCGAG GCTGACACGGAGCCCGTCGTGACCTCAGGGATTCCGGAGGTGGTGCCCAGGGCACTTCGCGGAGACCCGCAGAGCCTGT CCGATGTGGATGCTTTCAACCTGCTGCTGGAGATGAAGCTGAAGAGGCGGCGAGAGCGGCCCGACCTGCCACGCACGGTGACCGAGCTGGTGGCCGAGGATGGCAGCCGGGTGTACGTGGTGGGCACAGCTCACTTCAGCGACGACAGCAAGAAGGACGTGGTGAAG ACCATCCGGGAGGTGCAGCCCGACGTGGTGGTGGTGGAGCTGTGCCAGTACCGCGTGTCCATGCTGAAGATGGACGAGCGCACGCTGCTGCGGGAGGCCCGGGAGGTCAGCCTGGAGAAGCTGCAGCAGGCCGTGAGGCAG AACGGGGTCATGTCCGGGCTCATGCAGATGCTGCTGCTGAAGGTGTCGGCCCACATCACGGAGCAGCTGGGCATGGCCCCGGGCGGCGAGTTCAGGGAGGCGTTCAAGGAG GCCAGCAAGGTGCCTTTCTGCAAGTTCCACCTGGGCGACCGGCCCATCCCCGTCACCTTCAAGAGGGCCATCGCGGCGCTGTCCTTCTGGCAGAAGGTCAAGCTGGCCTGGGGCCTGTGCTTCCTGTCGGACCCCATCAG CAAGGACGACGTGGAGCGCTGCAAGCAGAAGGACCTGCTGGAGCAGATGATGGCGGAGATGATCGGCGAGTTCCCCGACCTGCACCGCACCATCGTGTCCGAGCGCGACGTCTACCTGACCTACATGCTGAGGCAGGCGGCCCGCCGCCTGGAGCTGCCGCGCGCCTCTGACG CGGAGCCCAGGAAGTGCGTGCCCTCCGTGGTGGTGGGCGTCGTGGGCATGGGCCACGTCCCCGGCATCGAGAAGAACTGGACCACCGACCTCAACATCCAGGAGATCATGAC CGTCCCCCCGCCGTCCGTCTCCGGCAGAGTGGCCCGGCTGGCCCTGAAGGCCACCTTCCTGGGCCTCCTGGGCTACAGCCTGTACTGGATGGGGCGCCGCGCCGCCAGCCTGGTCCTGGCCCTGCCCGCCGCCCAGCACTGCCTGCAGAGGGCGGCCGGGGCCTGGCCGCCCAAGTAG
- the TRABD gene encoding traB domain-containing protein isoform X3 → MEAQEEQPPREADTEPVVTSGIPEVVPRALRGDPQSLCACSPADVDAFNLLLEMKLKRRRERPDLPRTVTELVAEDGSRVYVVGTAHFSDDSKKDVVKTIREVQPDVVVVELCQYRVSMLKMDERTLLREAREVSLEKLQQAVRQNGVMSGLMQMLLLKVSAHITEQLGMAPGGEFREAFKEASKVPFCKFHLGDRPIPVTFKRAIAALSFWQKVKLAWGLCFLSDPISKDDVERCKQKDLLEQMMAEMIGEFPDLHRTIVSERDVYLTYMLRQAARRLELPRASDAEPRKCVPSVVVGVVGMGHVPGIEKNWTTDLNIQEIMTVPPPSVSGRVARLALKATFLGLLGYSLYWMGRRAASLVLALPAAQHCLQRAAGAWPPK, encoded by the exons ATGGAGGCGCAGGAAGAGCAACCACCTCGCGAG GCTGACACGGAGCCCGTCGTGACCTCAGGGATTCCGGAGGTGGTGCCCAGGGCACTTCGCGGAGACCCGCAGAGCCTGTGTGCGTGCTCCCCAG CCGATGTGGATGCTTTCAACCTGCTGCTGGAGATGAAGCTGAAGAGGCGGCGAGAGCGGCCCGACCTGCCACGCACGGTGACCGAGCTGGTGGCCGAGGATGGCAGCCGGGTGTACGTGGTGGGCACAGCTCACTTCAGCGACGACAGCAAGAAGGACGTGGTGAAG ACCATCCGGGAGGTGCAGCCCGACGTGGTGGTGGTGGAGCTGTGCCAGTACCGCGTGTCCATGCTGAAGATGGACGAGCGCACGCTGCTGCGGGAGGCCCGGGAGGTCAGCCTGGAGAAGCTGCAGCAGGCCGTGAGGCAG AACGGGGTCATGTCCGGGCTCATGCAGATGCTGCTGCTGAAGGTGTCGGCCCACATCACGGAGCAGCTGGGCATGGCCCCGGGCGGCGAGTTCAGGGAGGCGTTCAAGGAG GCCAGCAAGGTGCCTTTCTGCAAGTTCCACCTGGGCGACCGGCCCATCCCCGTCACCTTCAAGAGGGCCATCGCGGCGCTGTCCTTCTGGCAGAAGGTCAAGCTGGCCTGGGGCCTGTGCTTCCTGTCGGACCCCATCAG CAAGGACGACGTGGAGCGCTGCAAGCAGAAGGACCTGCTGGAGCAGATGATGGCGGAGATGATCGGCGAGTTCCCCGACCTGCACCGCACCATCGTGTCCGAGCGCGACGTCTACCTGACCTACATGCTGAGGCAGGCGGCCCGCCGCCTGGAGCTGCCGCGCGCCTCTGACG CGGAGCCCAGGAAGTGCGTGCCCTCCGTGGTGGTGGGCGTCGTGGGCATGGGCCACGTCCCCGGCATCGAGAAGAACTGGACCACCGACCTCAACATCCAGGAGATCATGAC CGTCCCCCCGCCGTCCGTCTCCGGCAGAGTGGCCCGGCTGGCCCTGAAGGCCACCTTCCTGGGCCTCCTGGGCTACAGCCTGTACTGGATGGGGCGCCGCGCCGCCAGCCTGGTCCTGGCCCTGCCCGCCGCCCAGCACTGCCTGCAGAGGGCGGCCGGGGCCTGGCCGCCCAAGTAG
- the TRABD gene encoding traB domain-containing protein isoform X2, producing the protein MLRCLRLLGKTAKRGPGMVDRQAPTQCPAVEASPSGAGSCRPAMEAQEEQPPREADTEPVVTSGIPEVVPRALRGDPQSLSDVDAFNLLLEMKLKRRRERPDLPRTVTELVAEDGSRVYVVGTAHFSDDSKKDVVKTIREVQPDVVVVELCQYRVSMLKMDERTLLREAREVSLEKLQQAVRQNGVMSGLMQMLLLKVSAHITEQLGMAPGGEFREAFKEASKVPFCKFHLGDRPIPVTFKRAIAALSFWQKVKLAWGLCFLSDPISKDDVERCKQKDLLEQMMAEMIGEFPDLHRTIVSERDVYLTYMLRQAARRLELPRASDAEPRKCVPSVVVGVVGMGHVPGIEKNWTTDLNIQEIMTVPPPSVSGRVARLALKATFLGLLGYSLYWMGRRAASLVLALPAAQHCLQRAAGAWPPK; encoded by the exons GCTTCACCCTCTGGTGCCGGGAGCTGCCGCCCAGCCATGGAGGCGCAGGAAGAGCAACCACCTCGCGAG GCTGACACGGAGCCCGTCGTGACCTCAGGGATTCCGGAGGTGGTGCCCAGGGCACTTCGCGGAGACCCGCAGAGCCTGT CCGATGTGGATGCTTTCAACCTGCTGCTGGAGATGAAGCTGAAGAGGCGGCGAGAGCGGCCCGACCTGCCACGCACGGTGACCGAGCTGGTGGCCGAGGATGGCAGCCGGGTGTACGTGGTGGGCACAGCTCACTTCAGCGACGACAGCAAGAAGGACGTGGTGAAG ACCATCCGGGAGGTGCAGCCCGACGTGGTGGTGGTGGAGCTGTGCCAGTACCGCGTGTCCATGCTGAAGATGGACGAGCGCACGCTGCTGCGGGAGGCCCGGGAGGTCAGCCTGGAGAAGCTGCAGCAGGCCGTGAGGCAG AACGGGGTCATGTCCGGGCTCATGCAGATGCTGCTGCTGAAGGTGTCGGCCCACATCACGGAGCAGCTGGGCATGGCCCCGGGCGGCGAGTTCAGGGAGGCGTTCAAGGAG GCCAGCAAGGTGCCTTTCTGCAAGTTCCACCTGGGCGACCGGCCCATCCCCGTCACCTTCAAGAGGGCCATCGCGGCGCTGTCCTTCTGGCAGAAGGTCAAGCTGGCCTGGGGCCTGTGCTTCCTGTCGGACCCCATCAG CAAGGACGACGTGGAGCGCTGCAAGCAGAAGGACCTGCTGGAGCAGATGATGGCGGAGATGATCGGCGAGTTCCCCGACCTGCACCGCACCATCGTGTCCGAGCGCGACGTCTACCTGACCTACATGCTGAGGCAGGCGGCCCGCCGCCTGGAGCTGCCGCGCGCCTCTGACG CGGAGCCCAGGAAGTGCGTGCCCTCCGTGGTGGTGGGCGTCGTGGGCATGGGCCACGTCCCCGGCATCGAGAAGAACTGGACCACCGACCTCAACATCCAGGAGATCATGAC CGTCCCCCCGCCGTCCGTCTCCGGCAGAGTGGCCCGGCTGGCCCTGAAGGCCACCTTCCTGGGCCTCCTGGGCTACAGCCTGTACTGGATGGGGCGCCGCGCCGCCAGCCTGGTCCTGGCCCTGCCCGCCGCCCAGCACTGCCTGCAGAGGGCGGCCGGGGCCTGGCCGCCCAAGTAG
- the TRABD gene encoding traB domain-containing protein isoform X1 encodes MLRCLRLLGKTAKRGPGMVDRQAPTQCPAVEASPSGAGSCRPAMEAQEEQPPREADTEPVVTSGIPEVVPRALRGDPQSLCACSPADVDAFNLLLEMKLKRRRERPDLPRTVTELVAEDGSRVYVVGTAHFSDDSKKDVVKTIREVQPDVVVVELCQYRVSMLKMDERTLLREAREVSLEKLQQAVRQNGVMSGLMQMLLLKVSAHITEQLGMAPGGEFREAFKEASKVPFCKFHLGDRPIPVTFKRAIAALSFWQKVKLAWGLCFLSDPISKDDVERCKQKDLLEQMMAEMIGEFPDLHRTIVSERDVYLTYMLRQAARRLELPRASDAEPRKCVPSVVVGVVGMGHVPGIEKNWTTDLNIQEIMTVPPPSVSGRVARLALKATFLGLLGYSLYWMGRRAASLVLALPAAQHCLQRAAGAWPPK; translated from the exons GCTTCACCCTCTGGTGCCGGGAGCTGCCGCCCAGCCATGGAGGCGCAGGAAGAGCAACCACCTCGCGAG GCTGACACGGAGCCCGTCGTGACCTCAGGGATTCCGGAGGTGGTGCCCAGGGCACTTCGCGGAGACCCGCAGAGCCTGTGTGCGTGCTCCCCAG CCGATGTGGATGCTTTCAACCTGCTGCTGGAGATGAAGCTGAAGAGGCGGCGAGAGCGGCCCGACCTGCCACGCACGGTGACCGAGCTGGTGGCCGAGGATGGCAGCCGGGTGTACGTGGTGGGCACAGCTCACTTCAGCGACGACAGCAAGAAGGACGTGGTGAAG ACCATCCGGGAGGTGCAGCCCGACGTGGTGGTGGTGGAGCTGTGCCAGTACCGCGTGTCCATGCTGAAGATGGACGAGCGCACGCTGCTGCGGGAGGCCCGGGAGGTCAGCCTGGAGAAGCTGCAGCAGGCCGTGAGGCAG AACGGGGTCATGTCCGGGCTCATGCAGATGCTGCTGCTGAAGGTGTCGGCCCACATCACGGAGCAGCTGGGCATGGCCCCGGGCGGCGAGTTCAGGGAGGCGTTCAAGGAG GCCAGCAAGGTGCCTTTCTGCAAGTTCCACCTGGGCGACCGGCCCATCCCCGTCACCTTCAAGAGGGCCATCGCGGCGCTGTCCTTCTGGCAGAAGGTCAAGCTGGCCTGGGGCCTGTGCTTCCTGTCGGACCCCATCAG CAAGGACGACGTGGAGCGCTGCAAGCAGAAGGACCTGCTGGAGCAGATGATGGCGGAGATGATCGGCGAGTTCCCCGACCTGCACCGCACCATCGTGTCCGAGCGCGACGTCTACCTGACCTACATGCTGAGGCAGGCGGCCCGCCGCCTGGAGCTGCCGCGCGCCTCTGACG CGGAGCCCAGGAAGTGCGTGCCCTCCGTGGTGGTGGGCGTCGTGGGCATGGGCCACGTCCCCGGCATCGAGAAGAACTGGACCACCGACCTCAACATCCAGGAGATCATGAC CGTCCCCCCGCCGTCCGTCTCCGGCAGAGTGGCCCGGCTGGCCCTGAAGGCCACCTTCCTGGGCCTCCTGGGCTACAGCCTGTACTGGATGGGGCGCCGCGCCGCCAGCCTGGTCCTGGCCCTGCCCGCCGCCCAGCACTGCCTGCAGAGGGCGGCCGGGGCCTGGCCGCCCAAGTAG